A single Blastococcus colisei DNA region contains:
- the rsfS gene encoding ribosome silencing factor, with protein MTASAEARDTALLAAQAAADKLATDVSIVDVSDRLAITDAFVLASAPSERQVQSIVDEVEERLRGRGIKPVRREGVAESRWVLLDFVDVVVHVQHAEERAYYALERLWKDCPTIPFDDGGNAAATEAGSAEEPAGDAMPGDARPDDVPPGDGETAGR; from the coding sequence ATGACCGCCTCGGCCGAGGCGCGGGACACCGCGCTGCTCGCCGCTCAGGCGGCTGCGGACAAGCTCGCCACCGACGTCTCCATCGTCGACGTGAGCGACCGGCTCGCCATCACCGACGCCTTCGTGCTGGCGTCGGCTCCCAGCGAGCGCCAGGTGCAGTCGATCGTCGACGAGGTGGAGGAACGGCTCCGCGGGCGCGGCATCAAGCCCGTCCGGCGTGAGGGGGTCGCCGAGTCCCGCTGGGTCCTGCTCGACTTCGTCGACGTCGTCGTGCACGTCCAGCACGCCGAGGAGCGCGCCTACTACGCCCTCGAGCGCCTCTGGAAGGACTGCCCGACGATCCCGTTCGACGACGGTGGGAACGCGGCGGCGACCGAGGCCGGCTCCGCGGAGGAGCCGGCCGGCGACGCGATGCCCGGCGACGCGAGGCCCGACGACGTGCCGCCCGGTGACGGGGAGACGGCCGGCCGGTGA
- a CDS encoding histidine phosphatase family protein, with the protein MTSGPLPALPVPRLVLWRHGRTEWNAAGRFQGQLDPPLDDRGRRQAAVAAPYVAAGLPPEDTLVVSSDLTRAAETARALAGVLGVQVRLDERLREHGMGSWEGLTREEVADRFPEQYADWMAGRPVLGRGGEDPAEVAERAVAALADLPAAAATVVVTHGGTAGRLIERLLGLGSEHRRVFGPLGNCAWSELVVQGGRWRLLRHNSAVQPQPGGRVEGVGPVPAPDARATPEAGPPPPPGDADAV; encoded by the coding sequence GTGACCTCCGGACCGCTGCCCGCACTCCCCGTGCCGCGACTCGTCCTGTGGCGGCACGGGCGTACCGAGTGGAACGCCGCGGGCCGGTTCCAGGGACAGCTCGACCCGCCGCTGGACGACCGCGGCCGGCGACAGGCCGCCGTGGCCGCGCCGTACGTGGCCGCCGGCCTGCCGCCGGAGGACACCCTGGTGGTGTCCAGCGACCTGACCCGAGCCGCCGAGACCGCCCGGGCGCTGGCCGGGGTGCTCGGTGTGCAGGTGCGGCTGGACGAGCGGCTGCGGGAGCACGGGATGGGCTCGTGGGAGGGGTTGACCCGCGAGGAGGTCGCCGACCGCTTTCCCGAGCAGTACGCGGACTGGATGGCCGGTCGTCCCGTGCTCGGCCGCGGTGGTGAGGACCCCGCCGAGGTGGCCGAGCGCGCGGTGGCCGCCCTGGCGGATCTCCCTGCGGCAGCGGCGACCGTCGTCGTGACGCACGGCGGTACGGCCGGGCGGCTGATCGAGCGCCTGCTGGGCCTCGGCTCGGAACACCGCCGCGTGTTCGGCCCGCTCGGCAACTGCGCCTGGAGCGAGCTGGTCGTGCAGGGCGGCCGCTGGCGGTTGCTGCGGCACAACAGTGCGGTGCAGCCACAGCCGGGTGGTCGCGTCGAAGGCGTCGGACCGGTGCCGGCGCCGGATGCCCGCGCGACGCCGGAGGCGGGCCCTCCGCCGCCTCCCGGCGACGCGGACGCCGTCTGA
- the nadD gene encoding nicotinate-nucleotide adenylyltransferase, producing the protein MAGGRVGIMGGTFDPIHHGHLVAASEVAGLFGLDEVIFVPTGQPWQKSEREVSPPEDRYLMTVIATASNPRFSVSRVDVDRGGPTYTIDTLSDLRQQRPDAELFFITGADALAQIVSWRDNQQLFDLAHFIGVTRPGFHLADAHLPEGVVSLVEVPALAISSTDCRDRVGRGMPVWYLVPDGVVQYIEKRGLYREVPRRADGARRPEARPATDHLQEVPR; encoded by the coding sequence GTGGCAGGTGGCCGGGTCGGGATCATGGGCGGGACGTTCGATCCCATCCACCACGGCCACCTCGTCGCCGCCAGCGAGGTCGCGGGCCTGTTCGGTCTCGACGAGGTCATCTTCGTGCCGACCGGCCAGCCGTGGCAGAAGAGCGAGCGGGAGGTCAGCCCGCCCGAGGACCGCTACCTCATGACGGTGATCGCGACCGCGTCCAACCCACGGTTCTCCGTCAGCCGGGTGGACGTCGACCGGGGCGGCCCGACGTACACCATCGACACCCTCTCCGACCTCCGTCAGCAGCGGCCCGACGCCGAGCTGTTCTTCATCACGGGGGCCGACGCGCTGGCCCAGATCGTCAGCTGGCGGGACAACCAGCAGCTGTTCGACCTGGCCCACTTCATCGGCGTGACCCGCCCGGGCTTCCACCTCGCCGACGCCCACCTGCCCGAGGGCGTGGTCAGCCTCGTCGAGGTGCCCGCCCTGGCGATCAGCTCCACCGACTGCCGCGATCGGGTGGGCCGCGGGATGCCCGTCTGGTACCTGGTGCCCGACGGCGTCGTGCAGTACATCGAGAAGCGGGGCCTCTACCGCGAGGTCCCGCGGCGGGCCGACGGCGCCCGCCGACCCGAGGCCCGACCCGCCACCGACCACCTCCAGGAGGTACCCCGATGA